A region from the Indicator indicator isolate 239-I01 chromosome 4, UM_Iind_1.1, whole genome shotgun sequence genome encodes:
- the GREM1 gene encoding gremlin-1 isoform X2 — protein sequence MVRTLYALSAVFLLMGFLLPAAEGRKRNRGSQGAIPPPDKDHQEALHITERKYLKRDWCKTQPLKQTIHEEGCNSRTIINRFCYGQCNSFYIPRHVRKEEGSFQSCSFCKPKKFTSMTVTLNCPELQPPRKKKRITRVKECRCISIDLD from the exons ATGGTCCGCACGCTCTACGCCCTCAGCGCCGTGTTTCTCCTGATGGGATTTCTGCTCCCCGcagcagaagggagaaaaaggaaccGCGGCTCTCAAGGTGCCATCCCTCCTCCCGACAAAGACCA CCAGGAGGCGCTGCACATCACCGAGCGCAAGTACCTGAAGCGGGACTGGTGCAAAACCCAACCCCTCAAACAGACCATCCACGAGGAAGGCTGCAACAGCCGCACCATCATCAACAGGTTCTGCTACGGCCAGTGCAACTCCTTCTACATCCCCAGGCACGTCCGGAAAGAAGAAGGCTCCTTCCAATCGTGTTCCTTCTGCAAGCCCAAGAAATTCACCAGCATGACTGTTACCCTCAattgccctgagctgcagcccccGCGGAAGAAGAAGAGGATCACCCGGGTGAAGGAGTGCCGGTGTATATCCATCGACTTGGACTGA
- the GREM1 gene encoding gremlin-1 isoform X1, with the protein MVRTLYALSAVFLLMGFLLPAAEGRKRNRGSQGAIPPPDKDQPNDSEQMQTQQQQQSGSRHRERGKGSSMPAEEVLESSQEALHITERKYLKRDWCKTQPLKQTIHEEGCNSRTIINRFCYGQCNSFYIPRHVRKEEGSFQSCSFCKPKKFTSMTVTLNCPELQPPRKKKRITRVKECRCISIDLD; encoded by the coding sequence ATGGTCCGCACGCTCTACGCCCTCAGCGCCGTGTTTCTCCTGATGGGATTTCTGCTCCCCGcagcagaagggagaaaaaggaaccGCGGCTCTCAAGGTGCCATCCCTCCTCCCGACAAAGACCAGCCCAATGATTCAGAGCAAATGCAgacgcagcagcagcagcagtcggGCTCCAGGCATCGGGAGCGAGGCAAAGGCAGCTCGATGCCTGCcgaggaggtgctggagtccagCCAGGAGGCGCTGCACATCACCGAGCGCAAGTACCTGAAGCGGGACTGGTGCAAAACCCAACCCCTCAAACAGACCATCCACGAGGAAGGCTGCAACAGCCGCACCATCATCAACAGGTTCTGCTACGGCCAGTGCAACTCCTTCTACATCCCCAGGCACGTCCGGAAAGAAGAAGGCTCCTTCCAATCGTGTTCCTTCTGCAAGCCCAAGAAATTCACCAGCATGACTGTTACCCTCAattgccctgagctgcagcccccGCGGAAGAAGAAGAGGATCACCCGGGTGAAGGAGTGCCGGTGTATATCCATCGACTTGGACTGA